Proteins encoded by one window of Candidatus Nitrosocosmicus hydrocola:
- a CDS encoding Kelch repeat-containing protein, whose protein sequence is MNKDYYGLIFACGIIFIGISLLLVTNNPAIILAQERGTNGTWMVGSPMPNPRTEVTAESLNDTLYVIGGFTEDGKITNLVDRYNISSNSWDKNMKPLPIPLHHASSATNGDKIYVIGGYTGDWIPSNKLFIYDPNTNNWTIGPFMPTGRGSPVSDFVDGKLYVIGGDNYDTSLSNVETYDPSSGNWTVHTSMPTPRHHAASAVVDGEIYVVGGRITGSLVNVDIAEKYDPKLDRWTTDISPMPSKRSGIGATFLDGSIYVLGGEQNQGTFDNNERYDPETDTWSMELPMPTARHGLGVASVDDAIFAIGGGPHPGLTVTGQNEIYFLKND, encoded by the coding sequence ATGAATAAAGACTATTATGGCCTCATCTTTGCATGTGGTATCATATTTATTGGAATATCGCTATTATTAGTAACAAATAACCCTGCTATTATTTTGGCTCAGGAAAGGGGAACAAATGGGACTTGGATGGTGGGATCACCAATGCCTAATCCAAGAACTGAGGTTACTGCAGAGTCTTTGAACGACACTCTGTATGTAATAGGAGGTTTTACTGAAGATGGTAAAATTACGAATTTGGTTGATAGATATAATATTTCCAGTAATTCTTGGGACAAAAATATGAAACCATTGCCGATTCCGTTACATCATGCATCATCAGCTACAAACGGTGATAAGATTTACGTTATAGGTGGATATACTGGAGACTGGATTCCTAGTAATAAGTTATTTATTTATGATCCAAATACCAACAATTGGACGATAGGTCCTTTCATGCCTACCGGTAGAGGTTCACCTGTATCCGATTTTGTAGACGGTAAATTGTATGTGATTGGAGGTGATAATTATGATACTTCTCTTTCAAATGTTGAAACCTATGATCCATCTTCGGGAAATTGGACCGTTCATACTTCCATGCCAACGCCTAGGCACCATGCTGCATCAGCGGTAGTTGATGGGGAAATCTATGTGGTTGGAGGAAGGATTACTGGATCTTTGGTAAATGTCGACATAGCTGAAAAATATGATCCTAAATTAGATCGATGGACTACTGACATTAGTCCTATGCCATCAAAAAGAAGCGGTATTGGCGCAACCTTCTTGGACGGTTCCATTTATGTCTTAGGAGGCGAGCAAAATCAAGGCACATTCGATAATAACGAACGATATGATCCAGAAACTGACACATGGTCTATGGAGTTGCCCATGCCTACGGCTAGACATGGGTTAGGTGTTGCTTCTGTTGACGACGCGATTTTTGCTATTGGTGGGGGTCCACACCCTGGATTGACGGTGACCGGTCAAAATGAGATATATTTTTTGAAAAACGATTAA
- a CDS encoding PQQ-dependent sugar dehydrogenase, which translates to MTSSLSVSSSVQFSFGAYAKAPLSPSGPTVNDDALTIEKIVDDLDFPTSMAFLGPNDILVTEKATGQVKRITNGFLSPQPVLDVPVANAIERGLLGIAIAKQPDGKTYVFLSYTESGDGADGSDHERFVDPLGNRLYRYEFVDGRLINPVLLLDLTATPPNTRGEHNGGKIRIGPDNNVYYMIGEVGGHRTQAQNILLGPAPNGLGGVLRITQDGGIVDPEDPIFGEGLPLNIYYAMGIRNSFGMDFDPLTGNLWDTENGPTGGDEINLVFPGFNSGWFQIQGFVDDDILMHGTTEADIVSFGSSQYADPKFVWETPVGLTALKFLNSHRLGDEYANNMFVGDINNGLLYRFTLNEDRDAIFINDTYVGDVEALQDLHIEDAKENQPLIFGQGFGGITDLQVGPDGYLYVLSYTGSLFRILPITDSVKPQPQATVSAQQEALRNQSVSAVILGIDGDESYSPEPVEIEVGQTVTWYNGDTISHTVTSGRDGDLDEGSLFDSDAIIPNQFYTLTFVVAGEFPYYCIYHPTMIGEVIVNEAETGSSISDDSSSDEDDSSSDEDDSSSDEDDSSSDEDDSSSDEDDSSSDEDDSSSDEEDTSS; encoded by the coding sequence TTGACTTCTTCTCTCTCCGTCTCTTCTTCTGTCCAATTTTCCTTTGGTGCATATGCAAAAGCTCCATTGTCACCTTCAGGTCCAACAGTAAATGACGATGCTCTTACTATCGAGAAAATAGTTGATGATTTAGATTTTCCTACCAGTATGGCATTTCTTGGCCCTAATGATATACTTGTGACTGAAAAAGCCACAGGCCAAGTAAAACGAATCACAAACGGTTTTTTATCACCTCAACCTGTGCTTGATGTACCTGTAGCAAATGCAATAGAAAGAGGATTGCTAGGGATTGCGATAGCAAAACAACCAGACGGAAAAACATACGTTTTTCTTTCCTACACTGAATCAGGTGATGGTGCAGATGGTAGTGATCATGAAAGATTTGTTGATCCATTGGGCAACAGACTATACCGCTATGAGTTCGTCGATGGCAGATTGATTAATCCAGTGTTATTGTTGGATTTAACAGCTACTCCTCCAAACACAAGGGGAGAACACAATGGAGGCAAAATCCGTATTGGTCCAGACAATAATGTGTATTATATGATAGGGGAGGTGGGAGGACACAGAACCCAGGCTCAGAATATTCTATTAGGTCCTGCACCAAATGGCTTGGGCGGAGTCCTAAGAATTACCCAAGATGGTGGAATTGTCGATCCCGAGGATCCTATTTTTGGTGAAGGTCTACCATTGAATATCTATTATGCAATGGGTATACGTAATAGCTTTGGAATGGATTTTGATCCATTAACAGGAAATCTTTGGGATACAGAAAATGGACCAACAGGCGGAGATGAAATTAATCTAGTTTTTCCAGGGTTTAACAGTGGTTGGTTTCAGATACAGGGATTTGTAGATGACGACATCCTAATGCATGGAACTACAGAAGCTGATATAGTCTCTTTTGGAAGTAGTCAGTATGCAGATCCAAAGTTTGTATGGGAAACACCAGTTGGCCTAACTGCTTTGAAATTTCTGAATTCACACAGATTAGGCGATGAATATGCAAATAACATGTTTGTAGGGGATATTAACAATGGTTTATTGTATAGATTTACACTCAATGAAGATCGAGATGCAATATTCATAAACGACACTTATGTGGGTGATGTCGAAGCGCTACAAGATCTTCATATCGAAGATGCAAAGGAGAATCAACCTCTAATATTTGGTCAAGGTTTTGGCGGCATTACTGATCTCCAAGTTGGTCCTGATGGTTACCTGTATGTTTTGAGTTATACTGGCTCGCTATTTCGAATATTACCAATAACTGATAGCGTTAAGCCTCAACCTCAAGCTACTGTATCTGCACAACAAGAAGCATTGCGTAACCAGTCTGTCTCTGCAGTAATACTAGGAATAGACGGTGACGAATCCTATTCGCCTGAACCAGTAGAAATTGAAGTCGGTCAGACGGTGACCTGGTACAATGGAGATACTATCTCTCATACAGTAACATCCGGACGAGATGGTGATCTTGATGAAGGTAGCTTATTTGATTCTGACGCCATAATTCCTAATCAATTTTATACCCTTACCTTTGTCGTAGCTGGAGAATTCCCATATTATTGTATATACCACCCTACGATGATAGGAGAAGTGATCGTTAACGAAGCTGAGACAGGCTCATCCATATCTGATGACTCCTCAAGCGATGAAGATGACTCCTCAAGCGATGAAGATGACTCCTCAAGCGATGAAGATGACTCCTCAAGCGATGAAGATGACTCCTCAAGCGATGAAGATGACTCCTCAAGCGATGAAGATGACTCCTCAAGCGATGAAGAGGATACAAGCAGTTAA
- a CDS encoding ArsR/SmtB family transcription factor: MYSEVEYDHILKALSHASRRVILDSIKDEPKTTSQLCKLLSNLDRCTVMQHLNVLENANLIIIKHQGKHRWNYINLFPIKEIHDRWIRKYSIEALDVLSKMKKDLE, encoded by the coding sequence ATGTACTCGGAGGTTGAGTATGACCACATTCTAAAGGCGTTAAGTCATGCAAGTAGACGTGTAATCTTAGATTCGATCAAGGATGAACCAAAAACCACCTCCCAGTTGTGTAAATTATTAAGTAATCTTGATCGGTGCACTGTAATGCAGCATTTAAACGTGTTAGAAAATGCTAATTTGATTATTATCAAACATCAAGGAAAGCATAGATGGAATTACATTAATCTGTTTCCGATTAAAGAAATTCATGACCGATGGATACGCAAATATTCAATTGAGGCTTTAGATGTACTTTCGAAAATGAAAAAAGATTTGGAATAA
- a CDS encoding response regulator, protein MVVDDESELATLFKTFLDKEGHNVYSFTDPTIALEYFKQAPDKHSLIITDLRMPSLSGLQLAIKIRELNTNVKIFLMTAFETKDLENQVEYKEARIDKLIQKPIRFSDLRLLVNEALNI, encoded by the coding sequence ATGGTAGTAGATGACGAAAGTGAGCTAGCTACGTTGTTTAAGACATTTTTAGACAAAGAGGGTCATAATGTTTACTCATTTACCGATCCCACTATAGCGTTAGAGTACTTTAAACAAGCACCAGACAAGCACTCTCTGATTATAACCGATTTAAGAATGCCTAGTTTGTCTGGTTTGCAACTCGCAATAAAAATAAGAGAGTTGAATACTAACGTAAAGATTTTCTTAATGACTGCATTTGAAACCAAGGATTTAGAGAACCAAGTTGAATACAAGGAAGCAAGAATTGACAAGTTGATTCAAAAACCCATTCGTTTTTCCGATCTTAGACTTTTGGTTAACGAAGCATTGAATATTTAA
- a CDS encoding VOC family protein gives MLGEKTSSANVAVKDLEIAKNFYENILGLKKIKTFEEEVIVYNSGNSSIVVYRSEFAGTNKATCVTWAVGDDIEKIVSELKNKGVRFEHYDIPNATLNGDIHVDGSMKVAWFRDPDGNILNLINE, from the coding sequence ATGTTGGGTGAAAAAACATCTTCTGCAAATGTCGCTGTTAAAGATTTAGAGATTGCAAAAAATTTTTATGAAAATATTCTGGGCCTAAAAAAAATAAAGACCTTTGAAGAAGAGGTGATAGTATACAATAGTGGCAATTCTTCAATTGTCGTATACAGGTCTGAATTCGCAGGAACCAATAAAGCTACATGTGTTACTTGGGCGGTAGGAGACGACATTGAAAAAATAGTGTCGGAACTTAAAAATAAAGGAGTCAGATTTGAACATTATGATATACCCAATGCTACATTAAATGGGGATATACATGTGGATGGTAGTATGAAAGTTGCATGGTTTAGAGATCCTGATGGCAATATCTTGAATCTTATTAACGAATAA
- a CDS encoding SRPBCC domain-containing protein, with protein sequence MVLKFTVQAKIKKPIDEVFDAIYNPKKLSKYFTTGGANGFLEEDNEVMWDFHDYPGSFPIYVIQTIKNQKIVFEWASAVETNRLKVEITFESIGEDSTLVKISESGWTNEDQASLDESYSNCQGWTQMICSLKTYLEYDKNLREFYY encoded by the coding sequence ATGGTTCTAAAATTTACAGTACAAGCAAAAATAAAAAAACCAATTGACGAAGTATTTGACGCCATATATAATCCAAAGAAACTAAGCAAATATTTTACCACTGGCGGGGCAAATGGATTCTTAGAGGAAGATAACGAAGTAATGTGGGATTTTCATGATTATCCCGGATCTTTCCCAATATATGTAATCCAAACCATAAAAAACCAAAAGATAGTATTTGAGTGGGCGAGTGCAGTTGAAACCAATAGACTAAAGGTTGAGATCACTTTTGAAAGCATAGGAGAAGACTCTACACTGGTAAAAATTTCTGAGTCAGGATGGACTAACGAGGATCAAGCTTCACTAGACGAATCCTATAGCAATTGTCAAGGCTGGACACAAATGATTTGTAGTTTGAAGACATATCTAGAATATGACAAAAACTTGAGAGAATTCTATTATTGA
- a CDS encoding spermidine synthase — protein sequence MILKSSSTAFTILLLLVFVAGLATMALEFSVSRLLIPIFGSTIYTWGSLIGVVLVGLSSGYHLGGKLADKNPNFEKFCSILFSAGLYVLFIPIISAPVIDFTTGIMNTLTDDNLGSYINNLNSLISTFILIIIPTLLLGMISPYAIKLATKSLDRLGNTSGNLYSVSTIGSIVGTFMTVFLLIPFVQINHILYSLGILLLVTSTIKLKFFVKVIAVVLSLIVCVVIFFEDMNVLSLDFENLHFHPGRVIYETETLYNHLDVIDNYNSINNRALFLNGYPHSIMDKSDPNTLESKYTKFFPLGLMLKENVSKVLFIGGGGFSGPKYFLQNYPHVIVDVVEIDPKIVEVAKAYFFLEVSNPKLNIYIQDAREFLNKHPGNYDVIVLDAFSKSYVPFHLMTIEFYELLSDKLSERGVVISNHIGSPNNNESTSDLFRANFKTFLQVFPKVFVFLTDYSKSLQNIIIASVKAGQINEDNISDKLEIAYLQKTDSKVIEEVNYEDYVLESDQISKNDVPILTDQYAPVENLLDPISSKPYSIEEQSNNRSSFFGENANNSTKVIISLPLLSITITTIVWMFSLRQIWKNTSLQ from the coding sequence TTGATACTGAAGTCCTCTTCAACCGCATTTACAATACTTTTACTACTCGTATTTGTTGCTGGACTTGCAACAATGGCTTTGGAATTTTCTGTCAGCAGGCTACTAATTCCCATTTTTGGAAGCACAATTTACACTTGGGGAAGCTTAATTGGAGTCGTTTTGGTTGGACTAAGTAGCGGGTATCATCTTGGAGGAAAATTAGCAGACAAAAATCCGAATTTTGAGAAATTTTGTTCAATATTATTCTCAGCTGGACTATATGTATTATTTATTCCAATAATTTCCGCCCCAGTCATCGACTTTACTACTGGAATAATGAACACCTTGACCGATGATAACCTTGGCAGTTATATAAATAATCTTAATTCGCTAATTTCTACATTTATTCTAATCATAATCCCAACCCTCTTACTTGGTATGATCTCCCCTTATGCAATAAAATTAGCTACCAAATCTCTAGATAGACTAGGAAATACATCTGGGAATCTGTATTCGGTTTCAACAATAGGAAGTATAGTGGGTACATTTATGACAGTTTTCCTACTAATTCCATTTGTCCAAATCAATCATATCTTATATAGTTTAGGCATCTTGTTGTTAGTAACATCAACAATTAAGTTAAAATTCTTCGTAAAAGTAATAGCAGTTGTTCTCTCGTTGATTGTCTGCGTAGTGATATTTTTTGAAGATATGAATGTGTTATCACTAGATTTTGAAAATTTACATTTTCATCCTGGTCGCGTAATTTATGAAACAGAAACTCTGTATAACCATTTAGATGTTATAGATAATTATAATTCAATAAATAATAGAGCATTGTTTCTAAATGGTTACCCTCACAGTATAATGGATAAATCAGATCCGAACACTCTTGAAAGCAAGTATACAAAATTTTTTCCACTAGGATTAATGCTAAAGGAAAATGTTAGCAAAGTCTTATTCATTGGAGGTGGAGGTTTTTCAGGTCCAAAATATTTTCTCCAAAATTATCCCCATGTAATAGTTGACGTAGTTGAAATAGATCCAAAAATAGTTGAAGTCGCCAAAGCCTACTTCTTTTTGGAAGTATCGAATCCCAAACTGAATATCTATATACAAGATGCCAGAGAATTTTTAAACAAACATCCAGGAAACTATGACGTAATAGTTTTAGATGCATTCTCCAAGAGTTATGTTCCTTTTCATTTGATGACGATAGAATTCTACGAGCTATTATCTGATAAATTGTCAGAGAGGGGAGTGGTCATATCTAATCATATTGGCTCGCCAAACAATAATGAATCAACCTCTGATTTGTTTAGGGCAAACTTTAAGACATTTCTACAAGTGTTTCCCAAGGTTTTTGTTTTTCTAACTGACTACTCAAAATCCCTTCAGAACATAATAATAGCGTCAGTGAAGGCAGGACAGATTAATGAGGACAACATATCAGACAAATTAGAAATAGCATATCTACAGAAAACTGATTCCAAAGTAATAGAGGAAGTAAATTACGAAGACTATGTGCTTGAGAGTGATCAGATAAGTAAAAATGATGTTCCTATACTAACAGACCAGTATGCACCAGTAGAAAATTTACTTGATCCAATTTCTAGCAAACCCTATAGCATAGAAGAACAGAGTAACAACAGATCATCTTTTTTTGGTGAAAATGCGAATAATTCGACAAAGGTTATTATCTCCTTACCTCTCCTTTCGATAACCATCACAACCATAGTGTGGATGTTTTCGTTAAGGCAAATTTGGAAGAACACCAGCCTGCAATAA
- a CDS encoding proteasome subunit beta yields the protein MTTIIGIKTTEGVVLASDKRASKGFFIGSKIVQKISKIDDTLAIAIAGQLSDAEHLIKVATAERKLMELRRGFPLSVKESSRLIANLAYSGLRSYQPYYVELLVAGVDSSGSQVNVADMSGAITNEDYAASGSGAPIAYGVLESLYDKSITNEEAKEVARKAVAAAMERDPGSGNGIDILVIPKLITVAGQAIA from the coding sequence ATGACAACTATTATCGGGATAAAAACAACTGAGGGAGTTGTACTTGCATCGGATAAAAGAGCTAGCAAGGGTTTTTTTATTGGATCAAAAATAGTACAAAAAATTTCCAAAATAGATGATACCCTTGCAATAGCAATAGCAGGCCAATTGTCTGATGCGGAACATTTGATTAAGGTGGCCACCGCTGAACGCAAATTGATGGAACTGAGAAGGGGATTTCCCCTCAGTGTTAAAGAATCATCTAGATTAATCGCGAATCTAGCTTATTCGGGTCTTCGCAGTTATCAACCATATTATGTGGAATTATTAGTAGCAGGAGTAGACTCCAGTGGTTCGCAGGTTAATGTCGCAGATATGAGTGGAGCGATTACCAACGAGGATTACGCTGCATCAGGATCTGGTGCTCCAATAGCATATGGGGTACTTGAAAGTCTATATGATAAGAGCATTACAAATGAAGAGGCTAAAGAGGTTGCAAGAAAGGCGGTTGCGGCGGCTATGGAGCGAGATCCAGGTTCTGGAAATGGAATAGACATCCTAGTGATTCCAAAATTAATAACTGTCGCTGGACAGGCAATAGCATAG
- a CDS encoding ATP-binding cassette domain-containing protein, whose protein sequence is MSNKTKEDDNDQLLSGSTSTNNAVSVKGLRKSFKNVTVLDGIDFDIQKGTVLALLGPNGAGKTTTVHILSTLLLPDSGIVKINNYDVVRQVNKVRSLIGLTGQYAALDEYLTARENLQMIGRLYRLSYKDIIRRTDELLDLFDLVHASNRAVKTYSGGMRRRLDLAVSLIASPPILFLDEPTTGLDPQSRLIMWDIIKHLVSSGTTVLLTTQDMDEADRLANKIIVMNGGKIIAEGTSEELKLLVGSERLEITVANEDDFERATMVIREENLRTEKASKKLSFATKGGVHQLKQVLSQLDEANIEVENISFHSPTLDDVFLTLTGHMTNTEGESSNEGGMMIH, encoded by the coding sequence ATGAGTAACAAAACTAAGGAGGATGACAACGATCAATTGTTATCCGGTTCCACATCAACTAATAATGCTGTATCTGTAAAGGGACTAAGAAAATCATTTAAAAATGTGACCGTTCTTGATGGTATTGATTTTGATATTCAAAAAGGTACTGTTTTGGCTCTTCTGGGGCCTAATGGCGCGGGAAAAACCACTACTGTTCATATTCTCAGCACGTTGTTGCTACCAGACAGCGGTATCGTCAAAATCAACAATTATGACGTAGTGAGACAAGTAAATAAGGTAAGAAGTTTAATTGGCTTGACTGGACAATATGCCGCACTCGATGAATATCTAACGGCACGAGAAAATCTACAAATGATTGGAAGACTTTATAGATTGAGTTACAAGGATATTATTCGCAGAACTGATGAGTTGCTTGATTTATTTGATTTGGTACATGCTTCTAACAGGGCTGTAAAGACGTATTCAGGGGGAATGCGCAGGCGATTGGATTTGGCGGTTAGCTTAATTGCATCTCCTCCGATTCTCTTTCTAGATGAGCCTACCACAGGTCTCGATCCACAAAGCCGGTTGATAATGTGGGACATAATTAAACATCTTGTGTCTAGTGGAACAACAGTGCTTCTTACGACTCAGGATATGGACGAAGCTGATCGTTTGGCAAACAAGATCATAGTAATGAATGGGGGAAAGATTATTGCAGAAGGAACATCGGAAGAACTAAAACTACTAGTAGGTTCTGAGAGATTGGAAATAACTGTAGCAAATGAGGATGATTTTGAACGCGCTACCATGGTGATTCGGGAAGAAAACCTACGTACTGAGAAAGCATCAAAAAAACTAAGCTTTGCAACCAAGGGTGGAGTACATCAATTAAAACAGGTTCTTAGTCAATTGGATGAAGCTAATATTGAGGTAGAGAATATTTCCTTTCATAGTCCAACTTTAGACGATGTTTTTCTAACCCTAACTGGTCATATGACAAATACAGAGGGTGAAAGCAGCAATGAAGGCGGGATGATGATCCATTGA
- the mpgS gene encoding mannosyl-3-phosphoglycerate synthase — MRLDFPPKYTETIGAVKIHSLQKIYELDSGYSVNSKRQSSNNSTTAFSNRKLSKKCTEMAIVIPVKNEKLSLLEGVLSGIPNECLIIIVSNSQRTPVDRYAMEVEMVKQFSQFSNKKISIIHQRDPNLSRIFHKLNYTSILDQHSQVRRGKAEGMVIGILLAKMQGKKHVGFIDSDNYFPGAVNEYVKIFASGFVMAESHLSNIRVCWRSKPKIANNKVYFPRWGRVSEHSNKYLNDLVSYITGYETDIITTGNAGEHALSMSLAENMEFASGYSVEPYELINILENFGGIIKGSESIHKDKVEIFQIETRNPHFHEDKGDDHVTSMLQESLSAINNSKICNTDITRDIKNHLLVLQQKTNQLNSRINGSANNHIMDPINIIPIDKFNELVIDSPKLLHLFNTSET; from the coding sequence ATGAGGTTAGACTTTCCACCCAAATATACTGAAACAATCGGTGCAGTAAAGATTCACTCACTTCAGAAGATTTATGAATTAGATTCAGGCTATAGTGTGAATTCTAAAAGGCAATCAAGTAACAATTCTACAACAGCATTTAGCAACAGAAAGCTCTCAAAGAAATGTACAGAAATGGCAATAGTAATTCCAGTAAAAAACGAAAAATTGAGTCTATTGGAAGGTGTTTTGAGTGGCATTCCAAATGAATGTCTAATTATCATTGTGTCAAATAGTCAAAGGACGCCAGTCGATAGATATGCCATGGAAGTAGAAATGGTTAAACAATTTTCTCAGTTCTCAAATAAAAAAATCTCCATTATACATCAAAGGGATCCTAATCTTAGCAGAATATTTCACAAGTTAAACTACACTTCAATTCTTGATCAACATAGTCAAGTTCGACGCGGCAAGGCAGAGGGAATGGTTATTGGAATTCTGTTGGCAAAGATGCAAGGAAAAAAACATGTTGGATTTATTGATAGTGATAATTACTTTCCGGGAGCAGTAAATGAGTATGTAAAAATATTCGCATCAGGTTTTGTGATGGCGGAATCGCATTTGAGTAACATAAGGGTATGCTGGCGATCGAAACCGAAAATAGCAAATAATAAGGTTTACTTTCCACGGTGGGGACGCGTCTCTGAACATAGTAACAAGTATCTAAACGATTTGGTTTCTTACATTACGGGTTATGAAACAGATATAATAACAACAGGAAACGCTGGAGAACATGCACTTTCTATGTCTCTTGCAGAAAATATGGAATTTGCAAGTGGTTATTCAGTAGAACCTTACGAACTAATTAATATCTTAGAAAATTTTGGGGGAATAATAAAAGGCTCTGAAAGTATTCACAAAGATAAAGTGGAAATATTTCAAATAGAAACTAGAAATCCTCACTTTCACGAGGATAAGGGCGACGATCATGTTACAAGTATGCTCCAAGAATCTCTTAGCGCAATCAATAACAGCAAAATTTGTAATACAGATATTACTAGGGATATCAAAAATCATTTACTTGTTTTACAACAAAAAACGAATCAGCTTAACTCAAGGATCAATGGAAGTGCCAATAATCACATAATGGATCCTATCAATATAATTCCCATAGATAAATTCAATGAGCTGGTAATTGACAGCCCAAAATTATTACATCTTTTCAATACAAGTGAAACATAA
- a CDS encoding ABC transporter permease, which produces MTTRFINDDVKPESHSRLFWLISDSWVLAKRSIRHITRNLDQLFSVALFPIMFFLLFRYVFGGAIDTGSISYVNFLVAGIFVQMLAFGANYTTMNLAIDLQRGIVNRFKSLPISRSALLIGHVGADLVRNMMTGLIVIGVSFLVGFQPVAGVIDWILIFVLAALFSLAISWISAVMGLIVKSIEAAQWTGFIVIFPLTFVSSAFVPTETMPYALRLFAENQPLTHVIEAIRSWLVGTPVGDSGWLAFAWCIGIIIVTVPTASWLFKRQTLR; this is translated from the coding sequence TTGACAACACGTTTCATAAATGATGACGTTAAACCAGAATCTCATTCAAGACTATTTTGGTTAATTAGTGATTCTTGGGTATTAGCAAAACGCAGTATTAGACACATTACAAGAAATTTGGACCAGCTATTTTCAGTAGCTCTCTTTCCAATTATGTTTTTTTTACTATTTAGATATGTATTTGGAGGTGCTATAGATACAGGTAGTATAAGCTATGTCAATTTTTTAGTAGCTGGAATATTTGTTCAAATGCTAGCCTTCGGGGCAAATTATACAACAATGAATTTGGCAATAGATTTGCAACGAGGAATTGTAAACAGGTTTAAATCCCTTCCAATCTCGAGATCTGCATTATTGATTGGTCATGTGGGTGCTGATCTTGTTAGAAACATGATGACAGGATTAATCGTAATTGGAGTCAGTTTTTTGGTGGGATTTCAACCAGTTGCTGGCGTAATTGATTGGATATTGATTTTCGTCTTGGCCGCCCTGTTTTCATTGGCCATTTCGTGGATATCTGCAGTTATGGGCTTGATAGTAAAAAGTATTGAAGCAGCCCAGTGGACAGGTTTCATAGTTATTTTTCCCCTTACCTTTGTTAGTAGTGCCTTCGTTCCCACCGAAACTATGCCTTATGCTCTTCGATTGTTTGCTGAAAATCAACCACTTACTCACGTAATAGAGGCAATTCGTTCTTGGCTTGTTGGCACACCTGTGGGAGATTCTGGATGGCTTGCATTTGCTTGGTGCATAGGTATCATCATTGTAACTGTACCTACCGCCTCCTGGCTTTTTAAGCGTCAGACCCTTAGATGA
- a CDS encoding PsbP-related protein — translation MYNLKLIFFLSIVLALGLVTITYDQFKSVYASVLSNNTNEIRSNYTVYSDARLGVSFEYPSDWQLNDKINRFAKNSDVIVYNNSNSFRVMKSQSSSDAVLVEKLGGPREIVDIILPPEERIVGQIEENKYRIDGIDTVSVLTALEGIANVTDKGFERFLLVHDGTLYIFTYQDSVEKFDTKESQDNLNHIINTMRFLDSEPDGDREGERDDENDDEDN, via the coding sequence ATGTACAATCTGAAGTTAATATTCTTCCTTAGTATTGTTTTAGCCTTAGGTTTAGTTACTATTACATATGATCAATTTAAAAGCGTATATGCTTCTGTATTATCAAACAATACCAATGAAATCCGATCCAATTATACTGTATATAGTGATGCGAGATTGGGAGTTAGTTTCGAATATCCGTCTGACTGGCAACTAAACGATAAGATCAATAGATTCGCTAAAAATTCGGATGTAATAGTATACAATAATAGTAATTCTTTTAGGGTAATGAAATCTCAGTCAAGCTCTGATGCAGTCTTAGTCGAGAAACTCGGAGGTCCTAGGGAAATTGTAGATATCATTCTACCCCCCGAAGAACGAATAGTTGGGCAGATTGAAGAAAACAAGTATAGGATTGATGGTATTGATACTGTTTCCGTTCTAACCGCCTTAGAGGGAATAGCAAACGTTACCGATAAAGGATTTGAGCGCTTTCTTTTGGTCCATGATGGTACTTTATATATTTTTACTTATCAAGATTCAGTGGAAAAATTTGATACTAAAGAAAGTCAAGATAATTTGAACCACATAATAAATACAATGCGATTTTTAGATTCAGAACCTGATGGAGATAGAGAAGGCGAAAGAGATGATGAAAATGATGATGAGGATAACTGA